One segment of Cyprinus carpio isolate SPL01 chromosome B20, ASM1834038v1, whole genome shotgun sequence DNA contains the following:
- the LOC109062225 gene encoding serine/arginine-rich splicing factor 5-like: MSGCRIFIGRLNPSAREKDVERFFKGYGKIRDIDLKRGFGFVEFDDPRDAEDAVYELDGKELCNERVTIEHARVRLRGGRGRGGSGGRFPGRYARGSQDSRRNPPPMRTENRLIVENLSSRVSWQDLKDFMRQAGEVTFADAHRPKLNEGVVEFASHSDLKNALEKLSGKEINGRKIKLVEATRKKSRTRSRSNSSSRSRSRGRSTSRSRSRSRSHSPKSNNRSRSRSRLASASPVRPKEAPRAESASPPPPAQRPPPSRSPSADSRH, from the exons ATGAGTGGTTGTCGTATTTTCATCGGTCGATTAAACCCGTCTGCTCGAGAGAAGGACGTCGAGCGGTTCTTCAAGGGTTATGGAAAAATCAGGGACATTGACCTGAAAAGAGGCTTCGGATTTGTA GAATTTGATGATCCGAGAGATGCAGAAGATGCTGTTTATGAGCTTGATGGAAAAGAGCTCTGCAATGAGAG GGTGACCATCGAACATGCCCGTGTCCGTCTGCGGGGGGGCCGAGGCCGAGGTGGCAGTGGAGGACGTTTTCCTGGTCGGTATGCTCGTGGCTCCCAGGACAGCCGGAG GAATCCTCCACCAATGCGCACAGAGAATCGCCTCATTGTGGAGAATTTGTCATCGAGAGTCAGCTGGCAG GACTTGAAGGATTTCATGAGACAAGCTGGAGAGGTTACGTTTGCAGATGCCCATCGGCCAAAGCTTAATGAGGG TGTGGTTGAGTTTGCTTCTCATAGTGATCTAAAAAATGCCCTGGAGAAGTTGTCTGGGAAGGAGATCAATGGAAGGAAAATCAAACTTGTTGAGGCGACCAGGAAAAA ATCCAGAACTCGCTCTCGTTCAAACAGCTCATCCCGTTCTCGTTCCCGAGGGCGCTCCACATCACGTTCTCGTAGCCGCTCCCGTTCCCacagccccaaatcaaataaccGCTCCAGAAGTCGGTCCCGTTTGGCCAGTGCTTCTCCTGTGCGGCCCAAAGAAGCACCACGTGCTGAATCAGCATCACCGCCGCCCCCAGCACAGCGCCCCCCACCGTCCCGTTCCCCGTCTGCTGACAGTCGTCATTAG